Proteins from a genomic interval of Oceanispirochaeta crateris:
- a CDS encoding efflux RND transporter periplasmic adaptor subunit: MTAKNITDRIIQIILLLLIAGGITVMISLNLKADDQEAGRGAPPGATSSSRPQTPAAGGDGQSPRQGSSTRNSIAVETYTVQKTDVSQYIKVNGDVTVETTVEIYSDTNGKLVSSMISLGDTIQKGELIASVDPSLPGQNYSISAVRSTISGTVISLPLQVGAKVSTSTPIATIGDLEDLVILTYIPERFISALKEGLSADVSFDAFPDEVFQARISEINPVMDVNTRTLSVKLVLTRKDKRIRPGMFATMKLITRESKDTIAVPAQAVLSYYGESMVYVMDENDLAQRRIVEMGLISDEQIEIIKGLNVGDRVIVQGLNKLTEGTPVRQVEVNL; encoded by the coding sequence ATGACTGCAAAGAATATCACTGACAGAATTATTCAAATTATATTGTTACTGCTAATTGCCGGAGGAATTACCGTCATGATCAGCCTGAACCTAAAGGCCGACGATCAGGAAGCCGGTCGAGGAGCTCCTCCCGGAGCCACTTCTTCCAGCCGTCCCCAGACTCCTGCAGCAGGCGGGGATGGACAGAGCCCTCGGCAAGGAAGCTCCACCAGAAACTCCATTGCCGTAGAAACCTATACGGTTCAAAAAACAGATGTAAGTCAATATATTAAGGTCAATGGCGATGTCACTGTAGAGACAACCGTTGAAATTTATTCCGATACAAACGGCAAGTTGGTCTCGTCCATGATCAGCCTGGGAGATACCATACAAAAAGGCGAACTCATCGCCTCGGTGGACCCCTCCTTACCCGGTCAGAACTACAGCATCAGTGCTGTGAGATCCACCATTTCCGGAACGGTCATTAGCCTTCCATTACAAGTGGGAGCAAAGGTAAGTACATCCACTCCCATCGCGACCATAGGCGACCTGGAGGATCTGGTCATCCTGACCTATATACCCGAACGTTTTATTTCGGCCTTAAAAGAGGGGCTCTCCGCAGATGTCAGCTTCGATGCCTTCCCGGATGAAGTATTCCAGGCCAGAATATCCGAGATTAACCCTGTGATGGATGTGAACACCAGAACCCTGTCTGTCAAACTGGTACTCACCAGAAAAGATAAACGCATCCGTCCGGGGATGTTTGCAACAATGAAACTCATTACCAGAGAAAGCAAGGATACGATCGCCGTACCGGCTCAAGCCGTTCTGTCCTACTACGGAGAATCCATGGTGTATGTCATGGATGAAAATGACCTGGCACAACGCCGGATCGTCGAAATGGGTCTGATCTCGGATGAGCAAATTGAGATTATCAAAGGCCTAAATGTAGGAGACAGAGTCATCGTCCAGGGACTGAATAAACTCACAGAAGGAACCCCGGTCAGACAGGTTGAGGTCAATCTATGA
- the trhA gene encoding PAQR family membrane homeostasis protein TrhA — translation MNGITHALGALLSLIGLVALQLRIIPSGNRAAIIGTAIFGISMILTYTSSSVYHFVKPSNLKRFLRILDHVNIYILIAGTYTPFCLVLPPERGLPLLYTVWSIVVLGTVFKLVFWSKVKPLHTIIYLLMGWLIVFYVKDLKQVLPSQVGAWILGGGLSYTVGTLFYAAKKMPYYHAVWHLFVVAGSAFFYGGVYIYAIPLM, via the coding sequence ATGAACGGTATTACGCATGCCTTGGGAGCCTTGCTCTCCCTGATCGGTCTTGTTGCCTTGCAGCTCCGGATCATCCCATCCGGGAACAGAGCTGCCATAATCGGTACAGCTATATTCGGCATATCCATGATTCTGACCTACACCTCATCCTCTGTTTATCACTTTGTAAAACCATCCAATCTTAAGAGGTTTTTGAGGATTCTTGACCATGTGAATATTTACATTCTCATCGCTGGAACCTATACCCCTTTCTGCCTGGTTCTGCCTCCGGAGAGAGGACTTCCTCTTTTGTATACTGTCTGGTCTATCGTTGTTCTGGGCACAGTCTTCAAACTTGTATTCTGGTCCAAGGTCAAACCGCTTCATACCATCATCTATCTGCTCATGGGCTGGCTGATCGTGTTTTATGTTAAGGATCTTAAACAGGTTCTGCCTTCTCAGGTGGGTGCCTGGATTCTGGGTGGTGGACTGTCCTATACGGTCGGAACCCTGTTTTATGCCGCAAAAAAAATGCCCTATTATCATGCCGTCTGGCACCTGTTTGTTGTGGCGGGAAGTGCTTTTTTTTATGGCGGAGTCTATATTTACGCCATTCCACTGATGTAA
- a CDS encoding DEAD/DEAH box helicase, protein MSKTEASDSGEPRALVLAPTRELAEQVGESFISYGQFLELRVTTLYGGAKMGSQETSLKRGTDIVIATPGRLKDHLEQKNIDLSKIEILVLDEADRMLDMGFINDIKSIIGVIPKTTQNLLFSATYGNDIEQLAKVLLKNPVSVEVSKRNTAAAEVSQILHFVDKKDRFDLLAHLITEGQWYQVLVFVKTKHSADRVASQLNKVGIPSEAIHGDKRQGARSRALKNFIKGDLQALVATDVAARGIDLKDLSHVVNFELPQIPEDYIHRIGRTGRAGKKGVAISLVSFSEKNQLLKIEKILKAKIPQVVVKGFEPKHDINKVLKKNRDSSLPASQSKDSGERRFKKSSKEKPASRFSKTGEKKASGKRTVRNENSRKPESRRGKAADTRPSASAPNKAGDPRKWDSRKGRGAEGRSSSTRARGEDRRGASGRSEKPALGGRKRKSSSRTKRTRL, encoded by the coding sequence CTGTCAAAAACTGAAGCAAGCGATTCCGGAGAGCCGCGGGCTCTGGTTCTGGCTCCTACCAGAGAATTGGCAGAACAGGTGGGAGAGAGCTTCATCAGCTACGGTCAGTTTCTGGAATTGAGGGTCACCACACTCTATGGGGGAGCCAAAATGGGTTCTCAGGAAACAAGTCTGAAGCGGGGGACTGATATCGTCATCGCCACACCGGGACGCCTTAAAGACCATCTGGAGCAAAAAAATATTGACCTCTCGAAAATAGAAATACTCGTTCTGGATGAGGCTGACCGCATGCTGGATATGGGGTTTATCAATGATATTAAATCCATTATCGGCGTGATCCCCAAGACCACACAAAATTTGTTATTCTCGGCCACATACGGCAATGATATTGAACAGCTTGCCAAGGTCTTACTTAAAAATCCCGTGTCGGTAGAGGTCAGTAAAAGGAATACTGCTGCCGCCGAAGTCTCTCAAATACTCCATTTTGTAGACAAGAAAGACCGCTTTGATCTTCTGGCCCATCTCATTACAGAAGGGCAGTGGTACCAGGTCCTTGTTTTTGTTAAAACGAAACACAGCGCCGACAGGGTCGCCTCTCAGCTGAATAAAGTTGGCATTCCCTCAGAAGCCATTCATGGAGATAAACGCCAGGGAGCCCGATCCAGAGCCTTGAAGAATTTTATCAAGGGAGACCTACAGGCGCTTGTTGCCACTGATGTGGCTGCCAGGGGAATTGATTTGAAAGATCTCAGCCATGTGGTAAATTTTGAATTGCCACAGATTCCCGAAGACTACATCCACCGTATCGGACGGACCGGACGGGCCGGAAAGAAGGGGGTCGCCATCTCTTTGGTCTCTTTTTCAGAAAAGAATCAGCTCCTGAAGATTGAAAAAATTCTGAAGGCCAAGATTCCTCAGGTCGTTGTCAAGGGGTTTGAACCCAAGCATGATATCAATAAGGTCTTGAAAAAGAACCGAGACAGCTCTCTTCCCGCGTCTCAGTCAAAGGATTCGGGAGAACGGCGCTTTAAGAAGTCCAGCAAGGAAAAACCTGCTTCCAGGTTTTCAAAAACAGGGGAAAAGAAAGCCTCGGGAAAGCGGACAGTCCGGAATGAGAACTCCAGAAAACCGGAATCCCGCCGAGGCAAAGCGGCTGACACCAGGCCATCCGCCTCTGCGCCCAACAAGGCAGGTGATCCTAGGAAGTGGGACTCCAGAAAAGGCCGGGGAGCCGAAGGTCGATCATCCAGCACCCGTGCCCGGGGGGAAGACAGAAGAGGCGCTTCGGGAAGGTCCGAAAAACCCGCTTTGGGCGGAAGAAAACGGAAATCCTCATCCAGAACCAAACGTACCCGTCTATAA
- a CDS encoding efflux RND transporter permease subunit has product MNITELSVKRPVTILILTALLTGLAAFMVPDLAVDLYPSVSPPYISVSTSFSGAGPLEVEESVTRLLEKQLSNVTGLISLNSTSSEGNSRISMEFDYSTDLDDATNDVRDSLERVSRSLPDDAGSPAIFKFNLANRAIMTLIVQGEETPDKLKTLAEDTVQPLLERLEGVSSADVRGGNTKIIKVDVSQSRLEAYNLTLSQLSSALSARNIQSGAGSVSKDGLEYTLRVDEKFKVLEDIRRTVIATLNSDETTSSINRSRVVRLEDIADVYEANQDVSSIVYVNGSPSISLSIQNESGSNVVQVADTIINALPEINQELPEGISLSILYDNTTMIRNTLGQVYKAALQGAILAMLVLFFFLRNIKSTLIIGLSIPIALLITMMGMYFFDLTLNMISLTGLILGLGMIVDNSIVILENIYHYRERGAKLEPSAILGSREMVTAIVASTMTTLCVFIPLIIWKDNLEMMGQMFEDMIFTVVLSLIISLVTALTLVPALSSHYLKLDSRVQKPLKNRVLILLDNKLEKFLVAIEKGYRRALVFALGNKALILTLVLVIMVISFQLFGTLGMNLQPRPRTDDSVRISLTMPVGTSLERTELFIQEMRQIVEDEVEGYENLILNIGSSGGGGSNSYTGSIEITLPPVGHQIDTPSDIQNKIRPYLNQFPEATFAFSAGRWMRTSSAVDIEIYSNDLDLASKTALEIRDLLKENLPQVEDPISSMEDGGPEYRILIDTDRASALGLDSSTVASTIKNLVDGQTPTTFWKNGTEMDVLVQLNSENRSSLSDLESQYIRGASGQRISLTNVARLVETIGPKSINRENETRVLHVTAGLAEGVAVTAIQPLIENLLETAYIVPEGVRISYGGEAKEIERFSSPLMVIIIVAVIMVFAVMASLFESLVDPLIIFFSIPLLLIGVVLVYKITGEAFSIISAVGIVVLAGIVVNNGIVLVDYTNLLRHRGADVTEAVLNAGQSRLRPILMTSLTTILGMVPMGFFPGEGTEFIRPLGQTIVGGLAVSTLITLFVTPVMYSLLNSHRKVKMPRRMRKKVDIEVQG; this is encoded by the coding sequence ATGAATATAACAGAACTCTCTGTAAAAAGACCCGTAACCATTCTGATCCTCACGGCACTGTTAACCGGTCTGGCGGCCTTTATGGTTCCCGACCTTGCGGTGGATCTCTACCCGTCGGTGAGTCCTCCCTATATCTCCGTGTCTACCAGTTTCAGTGGTGCGGGCCCCCTGGAAGTGGAAGAAAGCGTCACCCGGCTGCTGGAAAAGCAACTATCTAATGTCACAGGGCTCATTAGTCTGAACTCAACATCGAGCGAAGGCAACAGCCGGATCTCCATGGAATTTGATTACAGCACGGACCTGGATGATGCTACAAACGATGTAAGAGACTCCCTTGAACGAGTGTCACGGTCTCTTCCCGATGATGCCGGATCACCGGCCATCTTCAAATTCAACCTTGCCAACCGGGCGATTATGACCCTCATCGTTCAGGGAGAAGAAACGCCAGATAAGCTGAAAACTCTGGCAGAGGATACGGTTCAGCCCCTTTTAGAGCGTCTGGAAGGCGTTTCCTCGGCGGATGTACGGGGTGGAAACACCAAGATCATCAAAGTAGATGTTTCCCAGAGCCGTCTAGAGGCTTATAACCTGACACTATCACAACTGTCTTCGGCTCTATCTGCCCGGAACATTCAATCCGGTGCAGGATCTGTCAGCAAGGACGGGTTGGAATACACCCTCCGGGTTGATGAAAAATTCAAGGTCCTTGAGGATATAAGACGTACAGTCATTGCCACACTGAACTCAGATGAAACCACAAGTTCAATAAACCGTTCCAGGGTTGTCCGTCTCGAAGACATTGCCGATGTCTACGAGGCCAATCAAGATGTCAGCTCCATCGTCTATGTAAACGGTAGCCCCTCCATATCACTGTCGATTCAGAATGAGTCAGGCAGTAATGTTGTTCAGGTTGCAGATACCATAATCAATGCTCTACCAGAGATCAACCAAGAGCTTCCAGAAGGTATATCGCTCTCTATTCTCTATGATAATACCACTATGATCCGCAATACTCTTGGCCAGGTTTATAAGGCTGCCCTGCAGGGGGCTATACTGGCTATGCTTGTCCTTTTCTTCTTTCTCAGAAATATCAAGAGTACTCTCATAATTGGTCTGTCTATTCCGATCGCCCTACTGATTACGATGATGGGGATGTATTTTTTTGATCTCACTCTAAACATGATCAGCCTCACAGGACTCATCCTTGGACTGGGTATGATTGTGGATAACTCCATAGTCATTCTGGAAAACATTTATCATTACCGTGAGAGGGGAGCCAAATTGGAACCGTCCGCGATTCTGGGCTCCCGAGAAATGGTCACAGCCATCGTCGCCTCCACCATGACGACCCTCTGCGTATTCATCCCTCTGATCATTTGGAAGGATAACCTGGAGATGATGGGACAGATGTTTGAAGACATGATTTTTACAGTTGTTCTCTCATTGATCATTTCACTTGTTACGGCCCTCACCCTGGTTCCAGCCTTGAGCAGTCATTACCTCAAACTCGATTCGAGAGTACAGAAACCACTTAAAAACAGAGTCCTGATTCTCCTGGACAACAAACTCGAAAAGTTCCTTGTGGCGATAGAGAAGGGATACCGCAGAGCCCTCGTTTTTGCCCTGGGCAATAAAGCCCTCATATTGACCCTTGTACTGGTCATCATGGTGATTTCCTTCCAGCTTTTCGGAACTCTGGGAATGAATCTACAGCCCCGTCCCCGAACGGATGACAGCGTCAGAATCAGTCTAACTATGCCCGTGGGGACCTCACTGGAACGGACTGAATTGTTCATTCAAGAGATGAGACAGATCGTGGAAGATGAGGTTGAAGGGTATGAAAACCTCATCCTCAATATAGGATCATCAGGGGGCGGTGGAAGCAATAGCTACACGGGTTCAATCGAAATAACCCTGCCTCCAGTGGGTCATCAGATAGATACACCCAGTGATATTCAGAATAAGATAAGACCCTATCTAAACCAATTTCCAGAAGCCACTTTTGCCTTCTCGGCCGGACGCTGGATGCGGACCAGTTCTGCCGTGGATATTGAGATATATTCAAACGACCTGGATCTTGCCAGCAAGACAGCTCTGGAGATCAGGGACCTTCTCAAGGAGAATCTCCCTCAGGTAGAAGATCCTATCTCATCCATGGAAGACGGGGGACCGGAATACCGGATACTCATCGATACGGACAGAGCATCCGCTCTGGGCTTGGACAGCAGCACGGTAGCCTCTACAATCAAGAACCTTGTGGATGGGCAGACTCCTACAACCTTTTGGAAAAACGGAACAGAGATGGATGTTCTGGTGCAATTGAATTCTGAAAACAGAAGCTCCCTGAGCGATCTGGAGTCACAATATATCCGAGGTGCTTCAGGTCAGCGGATATCTCTAACAAATGTAGCCCGTCTTGTGGAGACTATCGGCCCCAAGAGTATCAACCGTGAAAATGAAACGAGAGTACTCCATGTTACGGCAGGACTGGCGGAGGGTGTGGCTGTCACCGCCATCCAGCCTCTCATCGAGAATCTTCTGGAAACGGCCTATATAGTTCCTGAAGGAGTTAGAATATCCTACGGAGGCGAGGCCAAAGAGATCGAACGTTTCAGTTCTCCCCTTATGGTGATCATCATTGTGGCAGTCATCATGGTTTTTGCCGTAATGGCCAGCCTCTTTGAATCTCTTGTAGACCCGCTAATCATATTCTTCTCAATTCCGCTACTACTCATCGGAGTCGTTCTGGTATACAAGATTACAGGAGAAGCCTTCAGCATCATCTCTGCAGTAGGGATTGTCGTCCTGGCCGGAATTGTCGTGAATAACGGCATTGTGCTGGTGGACTACACGAATCTTCTCCGTCACAGAGGAGCCGATGTGACAGAAGCCGTTCTAAATGCGGGTCAAAGCCGTCTCAGACCAATCTTGATGACTAGCCTCACCACCATCCTGGGTATGGTTCCCATGGGATTCTTCCCAGGAGAGGGAACAGAATTCATCCGCCCCTTAGGTCAAACCATTGTGGGGGGCCTGGCGGTGAGCACCCTGATAACCCTCTTTGTAACTCCCGTAATGTACAGCCTTCTGAACAGCCACCGAAAGGTAAAGATGCCCCGGCGAATGAGAAAGAAAGTAGACATCGAAGTTCAAGGATAA
- a CDS encoding SDR family NAD(P)-dependent oxidoreductase, whose product MDKQDLTGKNILITGASRGIGRFVAVTLASEGAFVLLTGRNSSSLEETASIIRSAGGNALCLTADFSNQDAVFQLASEVKRHISILDVLINNAGQALSAPVGDTTTEDWDRIMTVNARSPYFLSQQLLPLMTGSSLKTIVNIASVVSTQGYPLQSAYSASKHALIGFSKSMARELQDQGFRVHVISPGGVATDMVTRVRPDINQEELIQPDEIAQWILFLLNHRGQGMVDHIQIRRESKLPW is encoded by the coding sequence ATGGATAAGCAAGATCTTACAGGAAAAAATATATTGATCACCGGGGCTTCCCGGGGCATCGGGCGTTTCGTCGCGGTCACCCTGGCTTCGGAAGGAGCCTTTGTTCTTCTCACTGGCCGGAACAGTTCCTCTCTGGAGGAGACCGCCTCTATTATCCGGTCTGCAGGAGGGAATGCTCTCTGTTTAACTGCGGATTTTTCAAATCAAGATGCCGTCTTTCAGTTGGCCTCTGAGGTCAAGCGTCACATCTCTATCCTGGATGTGCTGATTAACAATGCTGGTCAGGCCCTGTCTGCTCCGGTGGGAGACACTACTACAGAGGATTGGGACAGGATCATGACGGTCAATGCCAGGAGTCCCTATTTTCTGAGTCAGCAACTGCTCCCTCTGATGACCGGTTCTTCTTTGAAGACCATTGTGAATATTGCATCCGTGGTGTCCACTCAGGGCTATCCTCTCCAGTCTGCCTACAGCGCCAGTAAACATGCTCTCATCGGCTTTAGTAAGTCCATGGCCCGGGAGCTTCAGGATCAGGGGTTCCGTGTTCATGTGATCAGTCCCGGAGGAGTCGCCACCGATATGGTTACTCGTGTCAGACCCGATATAAACCAGGAAGAGTTGATTCAGCCCGACGAGATCGCCCAGTGGATTCTCTTCCTTCTCAACCACCGGGGACAAGGCATGGTCGATCATATTCAGATCAGAAGGGAATCAAAGCTGCCCTGGTAG
- a CDS encoding 4Fe-4S binding protein: MAHHIVSGCIGCGACKRICPTQAISGEMKTIHIIDSKLCIDCGSCGRVCPKNAVRTEQGDIVFRLKRADWLQPQISQERCYACENCVVACPVGALAMKDETLPLTENYAVLASPETCISCGWCFDNCQFAAITMEVPHASH; the protein is encoded by the coding sequence GTGGCTCACCATATTGTATCCGGTTGTATTGGCTGTGGTGCCTGTAAGAGGATTTGTCCGACTCAGGCAATTTCAGGAGAGATGAAAACCATTCATATTATTGACAGCAAGCTCTGCATTGACTGTGGTTCCTGCGGACGGGTTTGTCCCAAGAATGCGGTGAGAACGGAACAGGGAGACATTGTTTTCAGGCTCAAGAGGGCCGATTGGCTCCAGCCGCAAATCAGCCAAGAGCGCTGCTATGCCTGTGAAAACTGTGTTGTTGCCTGCCCTGTGGGTGCCTTGGCCATGAAGGATGAGACACTGCCTTTAACAGAAAATTATGCGGTTTTGGCTTCTCCAGAAACTTGTATCTCCTGTGGCTGGTGCTTCGATAATTGTCAGTTTGCTGCCATCACCATGGAGGTTCCCCATGCGAGTCATTAA
- a CDS encoding MFS transporter — protein sequence MNAKFLGHSANDLFWFILPLVLPALLVRYELNFSQAGGILTMYLAVLALFSFVVGKLSDRISRKKILGYGFILASLGLASSGFAPSLTLFLVFISITAVGVSTFHPVMYAVIDDHYPNNKGQVMGLYEGFGTGAILLMFLVNGFLLNKIGVRGILVLTAIPAMIVGLQYLLGTSIPEKIKDQEQKGAKSTRGSVFGFSILLLSVIFRVFSVTAVLNFLPTIFVSFLGYQGDRASYVTAFYFAGGLAGSLIAGRISDKFNSFIILITGTILIIPSLLFFSMELPGWFYFVPVSLFGCFASACIINQNLLIGRMGKSLGKGEVFGILMGAMTITSSLSPALFGLLIDHIGYSTALILFLIPLIISSFLLIFLKSFTAAKTEVAL from the coding sequence ATGAATGCAAAGTTTTTGGGCCACAGTGCCAACGATCTTTTCTGGTTTATCCTTCCCTTAGTTCTGCCTGCCCTTCTTGTCAGATATGAATTGAATTTTTCTCAGGCAGGAGGAATCCTGACGATGTACCTTGCGGTTCTGGCACTGTTTTCTTTTGTGGTAGGTAAACTGTCTGATAGGATTTCCAGAAAAAAAATCCTAGGCTATGGATTTATTTTGGCATCCCTGGGTTTGGCTTCTTCCGGGTTTGCCCCTTCTTTGACCCTTTTTTTAGTGTTCATCTCCATCACTGCCGTCGGGGTCAGTACATTCCATCCTGTCATGTATGCTGTTATTGATGATCACTATCCCAACAACAAGGGACAGGTCATGGGTCTTTATGAAGGATTCGGAACAGGAGCCATTTTACTCATGTTTCTCGTCAATGGTTTTTTATTGAATAAAATCGGAGTGCGGGGAATCCTTGTTCTCACAGCGATACCGGCTATGATTGTTGGTCTTCAATATCTCTTGGGAACATCCATTCCTGAAAAAATAAAGGACCAGGAGCAAAAAGGGGCTAAATCCACCAGGGGCAGTGTCTTCGGATTCTCAATCCTCTTACTCAGCGTCATCTTTCGTGTCTTTAGTGTCACGGCAGTTCTTAATTTTCTTCCCACAATCTTTGTCAGTTTCCTGGGCTACCAAGGCGATCGCGCCTCATATGTTACGGCCTTTTATTTCGCTGGAGGGCTCGCCGGTTCTCTTATCGCCGGCAGAATTTCGGATAAATTCAACTCATTTATCATTCTGATTACAGGAACAATCTTAATCATTCCTTCCCTTCTCTTTTTCTCAATGGAGCTACCAGGTTGGTTTTATTTTGTTCCCGTCAGCCTCTTCGGATGTTTCGCTTCCGCATGTATCATCAATCAGAATCTCCTGATTGGGCGTATGGGGAAATCTTTGGGGAAGGGAGAAGTCTTTGGGATTCTTATGGGCGCCATGACCATTACATCTTCCCTGAGTCCTGCACTCTTTGGGCTTCTAATTGACCATATAGGATATTCTACAGCCCTGATTCTCTTTCTCATACCTTTGATAATCAGCTCTTTTCTCCTCATTTTTTTAAAATCCTTTACTGCGGCAAAGACAGAAGTGGCCCTTTGA
- the speA gene encoding biosynthetic arginine decarboxylase, translating to MKNEDILNRWSVEKSAELYGIKDWGNGYFHISDTGEVTISAPVNGKTVSVNLMDVIKGIEDRGMTMPVLLRIENLLDSQITRLNESFRSNIKKFAYQGSYKGVFPIKVNQQQQVIEEVTRFGERYNHGLEAGSKAELISALGMIKNTETLLICNGYKDEEFIDLGLNAIKMGYQCFFVIEMPGELDLIIKRSKALDVKPLLGVRLKLSSQAGGHWTESGGDRSIFGLNTTQIIEVIDELKKQEMLDCLKLVHYHLGSQIPNIRDIRRAITEACRYYTDIYREGAPLEHLDLGGGLAVDYDGSQTNYVHSRNYTLDEYTADIIEVVMATLDEHKIPHPVLTTESGRSVVAYYSILLFNILDTTRFDTHALPETLPEDSHELIQNLFDVRNVMKIRNIQESCNDAVYYRDEIRQLFRHGQINLRDLSLAESIFLKILKDVSLLMKKIKRIPPDLEGLDNALSDIYYGNFSVFQSLPDAWAIDQIFPIMPIHRLNEKPSRECILADITCDCDGKIDRFTDIHDEKKTLSVHELLQNEEYFMGAFLVGAYQETLGDLHNLLGDTNVVSIRIKEEGEFDIVRELEGDSIADVLSYVEYDPRQLQELFRQKAEEAVRTGKITAKDRRRIVDSYEESLRGYTYFER from the coding sequence ATGAAAAATGAAGATATTCTCAACAGATGGTCTGTAGAAAAGAGTGCAGAACTCTATGGCATCAAAGACTGGGGAAATGGGTATTTCCATATATCAGATACGGGAGAGGTGACAATTTCTGCACCTGTCAATGGTAAAACAGTCTCAGTAAACCTGATGGATGTCATCAAAGGAATAGAGGACCGGGGTATGACAATGCCTGTTCTTTTGAGGATTGAAAATCTCCTGGATAGTCAGATAACCCGGTTGAACGAGAGCTTTAGAAGCAATATCAAGAAATTCGCTTATCAGGGCAGTTACAAAGGAGTATTCCCCATCAAGGTGAACCAGCAACAGCAGGTCATTGAAGAAGTGACCCGTTTTGGTGAACGCTATAATCACGGACTGGAAGCCGGCAGTAAAGCCGAACTCATTTCCGCCCTGGGAATGATAAAAAACACAGAGACCCTTTTGATCTGCAATGGATACAAAGATGAAGAATTCATTGATTTGGGACTGAATGCCATTAAAATGGGATATCAATGCTTTTTTGTCATAGAAATGCCCGGAGAACTGGATCTGATCATCAAACGGTCCAAAGCACTGGATGTTAAACCTCTTTTGGGTGTTCGTTTGAAGCTATCCAGCCAGGCGGGAGGTCATTGGACAGAGTCCGGCGGAGACAGAAGCATTTTCGGCCTGAACACGACCCAGATCATCGAAGTGATCGATGAACTCAAAAAACAGGAGATGCTGGACTGCCTGAAACTTGTTCATTACCATCTGGGTAGCCAGATACCCAATATCAGGGACATCCGAAGGGCCATCACCGAAGCCTGCCGCTACTATACGGACATCTACAGGGAAGGAGCTCCTCTGGAACATCTTGATCTTGGCGGTGGTCTAGCTGTCGACTACGACGGGTCACAAACCAATTATGTTCACAGCCGCAACTATACCCTGGATGAATATACCGCAGACATCATTGAAGTGGTTATGGCGACCCTGGATGAACACAAGATTCCCCATCCTGTACTGACAACAGAATCGGGGCGATCCGTGGTAGCCTACTATTCCATTCTTCTTTTTAACATCCTCGATACGACCCGCTTCGATACCCATGCTCTTCCGGAGACCTTGCCTGAGGATTCACATGAGCTGATACAGAATCTATTTGATGTCAGAAATGTCATGAAAATTCGCAATATTCAGGAAAGCTGCAATGACGCGGTGTATTACAGAGATGAAATTCGTCAGCTCTTCCGTCATGGACAGATCAACCTGAGAGACCTCAGTCTAGCAGAATCTATCTTTCTGAAAATCCTGAAGGATGTATCACTCCTGATGAAGAAAATAAAGAGGATTCCACCCGATTTGGAAGGTTTGGACAATGCTCTTTCCGACATATACTATGGGAACTTCAGTGTTTTTCAGTCCCTCCCCGATGCCTGGGCCATCGATCAGATATTCCCTATCATGCCCATTCACCGGCTCAATGAAAAACCCTCCAGGGAGTGTATTTTGGCGGATATAACCTGTGACTGTGACGGTAAAATTGACAGGTTCACCGATATACATGATGAAAAAAAGACCCTTTCTGTACATGAACTCCTGCAAAATGAAGAATATTTCATGGGAGCTTTCCTTGTGGGGGCCTATCAGGAAACCCTGGGAGATCTTCATAATCTGCTGGGAGATACGAATGTTGTCTCCATAAGGATCAAGGAGGAGGGAGAATTTGATATTGTAAGAGAACTGGAAGGAGATTCCATTGCCGATGTACTCTCCTATGTGGAATACGATCCCAGACAACTGCAGGAACTTTTCCGTCAGAAGGCTGAAGAAGCCGTCCGCACAGGGAAAATAACAGCAAAGGACCGCCGTCGCATCGTGGACAGCTATGAAGAGAGCCTGAGAGGCTACACATACTTTGAGAGGTAA